In Paenibacillus larvae subsp. larvae, the following proteins share a genomic window:
- a CDS encoding DHH family phosphoesterase encodes MTADSRSLSYEAQLDQAKRFIEERDDFLVVSHVQPDGDAAASTLAVGWLLRRLGKQVTLINEGSLPVKFSDLVHFADVLNYSNQCPNRTYQSIITVDCADFSRIGEVASLFAPSPDLLNIDHHPTNDYFGTCQLIKPDAASTTQILTDLMGRFPFPLEVKCAECLYTGLLTDTGGFRYSSTTERVMQIAADLLALGVNGSVLAEKYLERMTYAQVELLKRALSTLTFSADRKIAWLSVTVREIEELQATSDDLDGLVNYARNIEHVEAGLLFKQRDEQTVKVSLRSNGQANVAEIAQSFGGGGHIRAAGCSVQGTLEEVINQVVDRVRSKLT; translated from the coding sequence ATGACGGCAGACTCCCGTTCTTTGTCCTATGAGGCTCAGTTGGATCAGGCTAAGCGGTTTATTGAGGAAAGGGATGATTTTCTCGTCGTATCCCACGTCCAACCCGACGGGGATGCGGCCGCTTCCACCCTGGCTGTCGGCTGGCTGCTTCGCCGGCTTGGCAAGCAGGTAACCTTAATTAACGAAGGAAGTTTGCCTGTCAAATTTTCGGATTTGGTTCATTTTGCCGATGTTCTGAATTATTCGAATCAGTGCCCTAACCGGACATATCAGTCGATTATAACCGTTGATTGTGCGGATTTTTCAAGAATCGGGGAAGTAGCTTCTTTGTTTGCTCCTTCACCGGATCTATTAAATATCGATCATCATCCAACCAATGACTATTTTGGCACTTGTCAGCTTATTAAACCGGATGCCGCATCCACCACGCAAATTTTGACGGATCTGATGGGACGCTTTCCGTTTCCGCTGGAAGTCAAGTGTGCTGAATGTCTGTATACCGGCCTTTTAACAGATACCGGAGGTTTTCGCTACTCTAGTACGACAGAAAGGGTAATGCAGATTGCAGCTGATTTGCTGGCGCTTGGAGTGAACGGTTCTGTACTCGCGGAGAAATATTTGGAACGTATGACGTATGCTCAGGTTGAGCTGTTAAAAAGAGCACTTTCCACCTTAACGTTTAGTGCAGACAGGAAAATAGCATGGCTTTCGGTAACCGTTCGAGAGATTGAAGAGCTGCAGGCTACAAGTGATGATTTGGATGGTTTAGTCAATTATGCGCGTAACATAGAGCATGTTGAAGCCGGCCTGTTGTTCAAACAACGGGATGAACAGACCGTGAAAGTAAGCTTGCGTTCCAATGGACAAGCCAATGTAGCCGAAATTGCCCAGTCTTTCGGAGGAGGAGGACATATCCGGGCAGCCGGGTGTTCGGTCCAGGGAACGCTGGAAGAAGTGATTAATCAAGTAGTAGATAGAGTTAGGAGCAAGCTAACATGA